From a single Fusarium fujikuroi IMI 58289 draft genome, chromosome FFUJ_chr03 genomic region:
- a CDS encoding related to TOB3 (member of AAA-ATPase family), producing MDSPTRSVSPAPKNKKDKADDKDDSEEEDIHQQLSRLLRREGHLFAKPSMLALPRRPRPAPSNTRISNPLKSPKGRIPPPPPIMAVPRTPRPGIQVMPPQPPPPPPPIDRSSTLPGEWINPNDHPPPPPPVYPQTIQPPPQSPLPPVVKPAQTHYTISEDAIGASNRDKLAAIDNGPIMPKGANAGININNFNHSLAPPVPPPVTWRSSGPTRGYRIPTFTKANKEQTEAQTRLLEPNPMPIGATELQHESGPSNVGKTTEAHGLSQIQEEGSHDFADVTGEDISSHQILKRIPPFEKISTGPMDLPAKVQLFYCLERVEPEDDSVDERSRTVYLSPPEWVVFGDDVDLRGRFPITDPGDYAEEQGASLIVYKYYSVDYQYDAVNAAKRAKQPLPEPEPASQDVVLVTEEMVEAVEALFELFPSMSDDFPYVYEMGSLQDPHLWWYHCRTGFKMEALSERHAQLVGLLVEWIESNFAPLYDQIDDQFKRGKVSSDSIEFLIRPGDTLVADKNGRYSGRVATTRPAPHKQKKKSDDSDKEQEKQGTHTWIVETRSYGYAGKFFAVDRELFIDFPPKYRGGEINITDLNVIPLSYAKPRVKEILRQRGKRFWKLREKTLISYEGSDSDRIQAGQRFMVDFDTYKELHPGSSYMRQEGYISGRKPNLPKDGSEPEEPEIYLFPKLIPGFDLRRKKWVDLEVDRIRDVSWNKEAFKSLVADEAMKELVLALVTNQLDAEKNTDLIESKGSGLIMLLHGSPGTGKTFTAESVAEIAKKPLYPVTCGDIGTEPADVEKYLESVFHLGKVWDCVVLLDEAEVFLEQRTLQDLKRNALVSVFLRALEYYEGILILTTNRVGTFDEAFKSRIQLALRYEKLKDYQRLQIWKNFLVRLKSLGEEESIDFDDIELYLEELAKYPMNGRQIRNSITTGRQLAKYKRKKMTFAHLKRAIDVADKFDRYLADVQEGDMEEFSGRGESGRYTPEYLARADQIR from the exons ATGGACTCACCAACTAGAAGCGTATCGCCAGCgccaaagaacaagaaggacaaggcagATGATAAGGATGAtagcgaagaagaggacatTCATCAGCAGCTCAGTCGACTTCTTAGAAGAGAGGGACATTTGTTTGCGAAACCCTCAATGTTGGCGCTACCTCGGAGACCTCGACCTGCCCCGTCAAACACTCGAATAAGTAATCCTCTAAAGTCCCCGAAAGGAAGAATACCTCCGCCACCTCCTATCATGGCCGTTCCCAGGACTCCCCGTCCTGGAATACAGGTGATGCCACCACaaccaccgcctcctcctcctcccattGATCGTTCTTCTACGCTCCCGGGTGAATGGATCAACCCTAACGATcatcctccgcctcctccccCGGTTTATCCACAGACAATTCAGCCGCCTCCACAGTCACCTTTGCCACCAGTTGTCAAGCCCGCTCAGACACATTACACCATCTCTGAGGACGCTATAGGAGCTAGCAACAGAGATAAACTTGCAGCGATAGATAATGGACCTATCATGCCAAAAGGTGCCAATGCTGGCATCAATATCAATAACTTCAACCACAGCTTGGCACCCCCCGTTCCCCCACCAGTCACCTGGAGATCCTCCGGCCCAACTCGAGGCTATCGCATCCCAACCTTTACCAAGGCCAACAAGGAGCAAACAGAAGCACAAACAAGGCTTTTGGAACCAAATCCCATGCCTATAGGCGCTACTGAGCTTCAGCATGAAAGTGGGCCATCAAATGTGGGAAAGACAACTGAGGCCCATGGACTTTCTCAAATACAGGAGGAGGGGTCTCATGACTTCGCCGACGTTACTGGAGAGGATATTTCTTCCCACCAGATTCTT aagagaataccACCCTTCGAGAAGATCTCAACTGGTCCCATGGACTTGCCTGCCAAAGTTCAGCTCTTCTATTGCTTAGAAAGAGTCGAGCCGGAAGACGACAGTGTCGACGAAAGAAGTCGGACTGTCTATCTTTCTCCTCCTGAATGGGTAGTTTTTGGCGACGATGTCGACCTCAGAGGTCGATTCCCCATCACAGACCCTGGTGACTACGCCGAAGAACAAGGCGCATCACTTATCGTCTACAAGTATTACTCCGTGGACTATCAATACGACGCGGTAAATGCTGCCAAAAGAGCAAAGCAACCGCTTCCtgaaccagaaccagccaGCCAGGATGTGGTTCTAGTGACGGAGGAAATGGTTGAGGCAGTCGAGGCCTTATTTGAGCTTTTCCCTTCAATGAGCGACGACTTTCCGTATGTTTACGAGATGGGCAGCTTGCAGGACCCTCACCTCTGGTGGTATCACTGCCGAACTGGCTTCAAGATGGAGGCACTGTCAGAGAGACACGCTCAATTGGTTGGACTTCTCGTTGAATGGATCGAAAGTAACTTTGCACCACTTTATGACCAAATCGACGATCAATTCAAGAGAGGGAAGGTCTCGAGCGACTCCATTGAGTTCCTAATACGCCCAGGAGATACCCTCGTCGCAGACAAGAACGGCAGATACAGTGGACGCGTTGCTACCACTCGACCGGCACCTCataagcagaagaagaaatcgGACGATTCAGATAAGGAACAAGAGAAACAGGGGACGCACACGTGGATTGTGGAAACGCGCTCCTACGGATATGCAGGAAAGTTCTTTGCAGTCGATAGGGAGCTATTCATTGACTTCCCACCCAAATATAGAGGCGGGGAAATTAATATCACGGATCTCAACGTTATACCGTTGTCATATGCAAAGCCCAGggtaaaagaaatattacgACAGCGAGGCAAGAGGTTTTGGAAACTGCGTGAGAAAACGCTCATCTCATATGAAGGCAGTGATTCTGATAGGATACAAGCG GGACAACGGTTTATGGTGGACTTTGACACCTACAAGGAACTCCATCCAGGAAGCAGTTACATGAGACAAGAAGGTTATATATCAGGTCGAAAGCCTAACTTGCCAAAAGATGGAAGCGAGCCTGAGGAACCAGAGATTTACCTGTTCCCTAAGCTGATCCCGGGATTTGACCTGCGACGTAAGAAATGGG TTGATCTCGAGGTCGATCGAATTCGAGACGTCAGCTGGAACAAGGAGGCTTTTAAAAGTCTCGTCGCGGACGAAGCCATGAAGGAGCTGGTCCTAGCTCTAGTGACCAACCAACTCGATGCCGAGAAAAACACAGATCTTATCGAAAGCAAAGGCAGCGGTCTCATCATGCTCCTGCACGGGTCCCCGGGAACAGGTAAGACATTTACAGCTGAGTCTGTGGCAGAAatcgccaagaagccttTATATCCAGTTACGTGCGGAGATATTGGCACTGAGCCTGCAGACGTGGAGAAGTATCTCGAATCTGTGTTCCATCTAGGCAAGGTTTGGGACTGTGTTGTacttcttgatgaagcagaagtTTTTCTTGAACAACGAACTTTACAAGATTTGAAGAGGAATGCTTTGGTGTCTGTATTCCTTCGAGCGCTGGAGTACTATGAaggcatcctcatcttgacGACTAACCGTGTTGGGACATTTGACGAGGCCTTCAAGTCACGTATCCAGCTGGCTCTACGGTacgagaagttgaaggactACCAGCGGTTACAGATCTGGAAGAACTTCCTGGTAAGGTTGAAGAGTTTAGGTGAGGAGGAAAGtatcgactttgatgatatcgaatTATATCTGGAAGAGTTGGCAAAGTATCCTATGAATGGACGGCAAATTCGGAACTCGATCACGACGGGGCGACAGTTGGCCAAGTataagaggaagaagatgacgttTGCGCATTTGAAGAGAGCGATTGATGTCGCGGATAAGTTTGATAGGTATTTGGCTGATGTACAGGAGGGTGATATGGAGGAGTTTAGTGGCAGGGGAGAAAGTGGACGATATACACCCGAGTATCTTGCCAGGGCTGATCAAATCCGATGA
- a CDS encoding related to GABA permease: MNNAEKGVSEKGSDHEQAKNYDHAVGDAGDAADLTALGYKPELKRNRSMFTLLFQSLAIAAIPYGFGAPLINSVYGGGQLTMFLGWIIVCILDECIAISLGELAARWPTSAGPYYWSFQIASPKYRTVLSFITGWTWLVGNWTITLSVNFGFASLLAGGISIFLPDYDWQPWKLVLIFYGLCVFTFFIVAFGNKFLPTVDTFCAAFTAITIFVVCVCLSTKADKGRHSASYTLGNFDPNLSGWGNFGFWIGALPSAYTFSAIGMITSMAEECGDVTVKLPRALALCVPVGGIAGLFFIIPICATLPPLEELLAAPLGQVLPMIFYQVMGSQAGGIALTALVLIITLFCSISITVAASRTTWAFARDEAIPLSRVWSKVSKRHETPIMALLLTTIIEMLLGLIYLGSSSAFNAFIAVGVIGLASSYGIPILLSLLTNRAGVNTAPWTFGKQIGWVINIFALAWICFEMVLFCMPVAIPVNAVTMNYAVVVFFGFMAMSAVWYVVHARHVYKGPPESDGLHK, from the exons ATGAATAACGCAGAGAAAGGTGTATCAGAAAAGGGGAGTGATCATGAGCAGGCAAAGAACTACGATcatgctgttggtgatgccgGCGATGCTGCGGACCTGACGGCCCTTGGGTACAAGCCCGAACTCAAGCGTAACCGATCAATGTTTACACTTCTTTTCCAATCATTAGCAATTGCTGCT ATCCCTTATGGCTTCGGCGCACCGCTCATCAACTCCGTCTACGGCGGTGGTCAACTAACCATGTTTCTCGGCTGGATCATCGTCTGCATTCTCGACGAGTGCATCGCCATCTCACTAGGCGAACTCGCTGCTCGATGGCCTACATCCGCTGGTCCCTACTACTGGTCTTTCCAGATCGCATCGCCAAAGTACAGAACTGTCCTGTCTTTCATCACCGGCTGGACATGGCTCGTTGGAAACTGGACCATCACGTTATCCGTCAACTTTGGCTTTGCTTCGCTTCTTGCCGGAGGCATCAGCATCTTCCTGCCAGATTACGACTGGCAGCCGTGGAAGCTCGTGTTGATCTTCTACGGACTTTGCGTGTTTACCTTCTTCATTGTCGCGTTTGGCAACAAATTCCTTCCTACCGTAGATACCTTCTGTGCAGCTTTTACTGCTATTACTATCTTCGTCGTTTGTGTCTGTTTGTCGACCAAGGCCGATAAGGGCAGACATTCGGCAAGTTACACGCTC GGAAATTTCGATCCCAACTTATCAGGCTGGGGAAATTTTGGTTTCTGGATCGGTGCTCTACCATCAGCCTATACGTTCTCCGCCATCGGCATGATCACTTCCATGGCTGAAGAATGCGGCGACGTTACTGTCAAGCTCCCAAGAGCTCTCGCCCTTTGCGTCCCCGTCGGCGGCATTGCAGGCTTGTTCTTC ATCATCCCCATCTGCGCAACCCTCCCCCCTCTCGAAGAACTCCTTGCCGCACCACTAGGCCAGGTCCTCCCCATGATCTTCTACCAAGTAATGGGCTCCCAAGCCGGCGGAATCGCCCTTACAGCACtggtcctcatcatcacactGTTctgctccatctccatcactgTCGCCGCCTCACGAACAACATGGGCCTTCGCTCGCGACGAAGCTATTCCCCTCTCGAGAGTCTGGTCCAAAGTCAGCAAGCGACACGAAAcacccatcatggctctccTCCTAACGACTATCATCGAGATGCTCCTGGGTCTCATCTACCTCGGCTCGAGCTCTGCCTTCAACGCTTTCATCGCCGTCGGTGTCATTGGTCTCGCTAGCTCGTATGGTATTCCAATTTTACTATCCCTGCTCACCAATCGAGCTGGAGTCAACACAGCGCCCTGGACTTTTGGCAAGCAGATTGGTTGggtcatcaacatcttcgcTCTGGCTTGGATTTGCTTTGAGATGGTCTTGTTCTGTATGCCTGTTGCTATCCCTGTCAATGCTGTCACGATGAATTACGCCGTCGTTGTGTTCTTTGGCTTTATGGCGATGTCGGCGGTTTGGTATGTTGTGCATGCTAGGCATGTGTATAAGGGACCACCAGAATCCGATGGTCTGCACAAGTAG
- a CDS encoding related to chitin synthase, whose translation MANLVPPGSTRESSSSETGNIMSFNKGKMPALPYGGGPGPSISHGQIPLRPSGTISRDSSVIRGINGGFHPGAQTPMSGVTHASWLTNNGNESNLSFTSSIMQEEAKLRWDSDEELKKMSKSMLRLQKWSLIIGLASINGVLIYVGWKYYQVYYFFLVLLSSNTVLQSFMCICIILHWFITHVLLGWWKREENIPAEPEKMVLLLPCYNETYQELTRSLDSLIAQKNIDNHPRVIFIVVDGNVRGPGMEKTTQDYLLQDILEPGPSRTFENGYRARDGLFMPVKTQTGFYKGIPYVFVGKRYNQGKRDSLCFARSLIYHFKQRSENIVTMFNNELFEYIGNNFINAGLDDITYLCGMDADTVFDEYCIWEMIKEIRKNPKLVGVCGHVCVDFDGHNWGYWSLYQSVEYSQTQGLRRMFQSRITGKVNCLPGCCQLIRVDEATFGDAVLRERFGYCPKPNDIMTQHIMGNYSEDSIHASIIFSLFPGKQTAQALRAKAMTIVPQDWKVFLSQRKRWALGSISNEFVMIFRPGIILIERLQSLIAVITWAITPFIIAAFVELLIVFAKRGSEVMQDPVFLGLICVLFFRYLYSFCIGFWLPRNNLERAQYFAGYVMHLFTSPFMNIIILVYSLFHSDDFKWGKTREVVRGVNEKDGDDVGGRGTH comes from the exons ATGGCCAACCTCGTACCTCCAGGTTCCACCAGGGAATCATCCTCTTCGGAGACCGGCAATATAATGTCCTTCAACAAAGGAAAGATGCCTGCTCTACCGTATGGTGGTGGCCCTGGTCCTTCAATATCCCACGGCCAGATACCCCTCCGGCCAAGCGGAACAATCTCCAGAGATTCA TCCGTTATTCGAGGTATCAATGGCGGCTTCCACCCAGGCGCTCAAACCCCAATGTCGGGCGTAACTCACGCCTCATGGCTCACCAACAACGGCAACGAGTCGAACCTCTCTTTTACATCGTCCATCatgcaagaagaagccaaactCCGCTGGGACTCAGACGAAGAACTCAAAAAGATGTCCAAGAGCATGCTTCGTCTTCAAAAATGGAGTCTCATCATCGGTCTCGCCTCCATCAACGGCGTTCTCATCTACGTTGGTTGGAAGTACTACCAGGTGTACTACTTCTTCCTAGTGCTCTTGAGCTCCAACACCGTTCTTCAGTCGTTTATGTGTATCTGCATTATTCTACATTGGTTTATTACGCATGTTCTTTTGGGATGGTGGAAGCGGGAGGAGAATATCCCTGCTGAGCCAGAGAAGATGGTGCTGCTTCTGCCGTGCTATAACGAGACGTATCAGGAGTTGACAAGATCTCTTGATTCGCTTATTGCGCAGAAGAATATCGACAATCATCCTCgtgtcatcttcatcgttgttgatggaaaTGTTCGAGGTCCGGGCATGGAGAAGACTACGCAGGATTATCTCCTCCAAGATATCCTCGAGCCTGGTCCCTCTCGAACTTTCGAAAATGGATATCGTGCTCGAGACGGTTTATTCATGCCTGTCAAGACACAAACTGGTTTCTACAAGGGTATTCCGTACGTCTTCGTCGGAAAGCGCTACAACCAGGGCAAACGCGACAGTCTCTGCTTCGCACGGTCTCTTATTTACCACTTCAAGCAACGCTCCGAGAACATTGTCACCATGTTCAATAATGAGCTGTTCGAATACATCGgcaacaacttcatcaacgctggtcttgatgatatcaCTTACCTTTGCGGTATGGATGCCGACACCGTGTTTGACGAATACTGTATCTgggagatgatcaaggagatcCGCAAGAACCCAAAGCTCGTTGGCGTATGTGGCCATGTCTGCGTTGATTTTGATGGTCACAATTGGGGATACTGGTCTTTGTATCAGTCTGTTGAGTATTCCCAAACTCAAGGTCTTCGACGCATGTTTCAGTCTCGCATCACAGGAAAGGTCAATTGTCTTCCGGGATGCTGTCAGCTCATTCGTGTTGATGAAGCTACCTTTGGCGATGCTGTTCTTCGCGAGCGCTTTGGGTACTGCCCTAAGCCAAATGATATCATGACACAGCACATCATGGGTAATTACTCTGAAGACAGTATCCAcgcctccatcatcttcagtctCTTCCCCGGCAAACAAACCGCCCAAGCCCTCCGTGCCAAAGCCATGACAATCGTTCCCCAAGACTGGAAAGTGTTCCTCTCGCAGCGCAAGCGTTGGGCTCTGGGTAGTATCTCCAACGAATTCGTCATGATCTTCCGCCCCGGCATCATCCTCATTGAGCGTCTGCAGAGTCTCATCGCCGTCATTACCTGGGCAATCACCCCtttcatcatcgccgcctTTGTCGAACTCCTCATTGTCTTCGCCAAACGAGGCAGTGAAGTGATGCAAGACCCCGTGTTCCTCGGTCTCATCTGCGTGCTATTCTTCCGCTAT CTTTACTCTTTTTGCATTGGCTTCTGGCTGCCTCGCAACAACCTCGAGCGCGCGCAGTATTTCGCAGGCTATGTCATGCATCTCTTCACGTCGCCTTTTATGAACATTATCATTCTGGTTTATTCTCTGTTTCACTCTGACGACTTCAAGTGGGGTAAGACGCGTGAAGTTGTCAGGGGTGTTAACGAGaaggatggtgatgatgttggtggtcGGGGTACACACTGA